The window CGACGACACTTCCAAACATCACTGCGATCCACGTCTCGAATTCTTGTCCTGCTCCCGTCGTTCTCATTGTTTTTGGTTCCGTCCCTTCTTTAACCGTTTTCAGCACTCTCAGCTGTCCAAGTTTTCTGAACCTGTTGACGCTTTACGCATATACACTGAGTTTATGTGTAGCTGAAGGTTCATGAAAAGTAAAGATTAATTTACAACGCCACAATCATACAAGGTCGCCACCCTCGTCTTTCTCTTTTGACGACGTCCTTTACGTGAGTCTCCAATGTTGCCAGTGCAAGTCGCCGTGAAAGGAGGTTTTGCCGCTGACACTATGACTTTTCAGCGTCTTTGCATCGTATAATATATTTGTGACTTCCACCAAGGAGCGAAGGAAACGGCTCGTCCATACCGTCTTTCAACACGTCCCCATTCTCAGCCATATTTTCGAGCCGCACTTCTTCGCCGCCCTCCCCAATATTCCTACCGCCTATTCTCTATCACGTTTTAAACAAAAATGTCACGAACAGCTACCGCCACCCCTCCACCTCAAACTTACTTTCCTCAGCGGAATGCCACTCCGTCTATGAGGCATGCCGCGCCTAACCCGGCAATGCATTTTGGGCGACATCATCAGCATTTGGGCCATAGCCAtgcgaagaagagggttAAGAGTTATGCTGGATCGGGGTtgaagaagcagcagaTGCCGCAGAATAGCAGAGAACAGAATGAGGAGGATCAGTTGGAAATGTCATTCGAGGATCTGGGCGTGGGGCGTGTCCTTCAAAACCCAAACTCGGACAAAGCCGGTATTGATATCGATGTTGACCTCGACCTCGACCCTAATCTCACCCCAGCCTCTTCTCAAGCCTCCATCATTAGCGGCCTCAGCCAAGACCAAGGTCCCGTGCTTCTCACCCCCGTCCAATCTGACTCAGAGGGTAGAGCCCCAGTGTTAGTATCAAAGTCCGGCTGGGCATCGTCCGCAGGTTCAGAAGGGAGCGAAGAGGAAGGTCGAGCCTCGCCAGGCTGGATGGGGAAGATGGCGATGGCGGTCGTCAATACGGGTATGAGTGTTTCCAGAGGGTTTGGACAAGGGCAAGCGCAGGGTAAAAAAGTCCAGTCCCAATCACAGCAAGCTCAAGCACAAGGTCAGACTCAGGCGCATTCAGCGCAGAAGATTGACGAGGAACAGCGACAGCGGGAATGGGCCGAGGCCGAGAACAGGAGGATTCATGAGTGCGCAAGATTATGTTCACAGTGGCCCTTAAGTGGGTACAACTTGGGCAAATACGGTCCCAATGGTAAGTCAACTGTTGCTTTTTACGTGTGCGCATACGATAAAACATGTATTAACTTTTGGAATAAAGGCGCGGCAACGTTTTATCAACCTCAGTCATTCTGTAACCCCCATCACGTGGCCTGGGTGATGCATCGTCAAGCCCAGATCGAGCAAAGGTTGGCTTTGACCGAAGAGACGTTCTTCGATTGCCGCAAAGtgagggagaggaagggaCAAGGTGGTTGTGAGAATGGTCGAGGGTGTAGAGCcagggaagaagatgagcaGAGTGAAGTTTCAACCTTGACAGATGACTCGATGTTATCATCTCGATTATCGGGATCAACCTGTACAACCGATTCGCGCTCCAATTGTACTGCCAATTCTTCCAgcccttcttcctcgcAAGAAGAAACCAACTCTGGCCCTTTGTCCCTCGTTCAACCCCAACGACCTCCTGCGCCACGGTCATTGACGGACGAAAACTATGCGTATGGGCGTACAGTGCaaaagatggagagagagaaggagatggcGGAAGATTTGAGGGAAGCGATGGCCTGCTCCTTATTGGAGTTTAGTCATCCTGAGCGTCATGCGTCATTGACTCCTTCGGCCACGAACAATGTTGGGGCTAATGGTACGAGCGAGCACGAAAAGAAGGCCGAAAATGCCGAGATGGAGGGCaggagggaaagaggaCGCAAGATGTTTGTGGAGTTGGAAGCTCTTGCGAGGGATGTAGGTTTGGGGCATGCTGGGGAGGGGATGGATGTGGATGAGGAGTTGCGTGAAGAGTCTCAACCTCGTTCGCAACCCGACACACAAGCTACACTCTCTGCCGAAACTCACGCCGCAAACGATTCTTCCGACCCATCCATCCTTCGAACTAGACAACAACGCGCCCAGTCATACGGCGCCAAGCGTCCTATCCCTAGTAAACATACTAGCGCCgatggggaagaggagaaaCGCCGCAAAGTTCGTCCTCCCGCTCCTGCTACAAGTTCAGGTTTTGACCCGACGTGTGCCACGACGatggaggtggaagaggcTGTGGATGAAGTTATGGTCGTTGAGGAAGCTGTTGATAACGGCGTCATCATGCCCGCTACCCAAACCCCGTCTCCAAGTCAATCCCATGCGATGGAAAATAGGTTTAAGGCAGGAAGGGCCAAGATCATGTCATCCTCCGTACCCGACTTGACCAAAACCTACTCCCAGCCCGCATCAGCGACGACGTACCCACCTCAGCGACAACAACACTCTCAGCCATCAAACTCCCGTGACTTGTATCCACCGCCAGCTGTATTTGGGGTGGTCGTCAAAACTTCCGAGTCGCACCCTATCATAATTTCGCCGTTCTTTCCGAAAGATCTGTTGAGCGTTTTGGCGGAACATCTCGTCCTTCCCCTTGGGGGAGGGAGGAAACCATTGTTGTTAGGCTCGAAGCTTGATGTTCCGAGTCTGTTACTGTCCTATTCTCCGGGAATACCCTTTCCCCCATCCTGCTCGATGCGAAGCCAATCCCAATCAGCGCAAACTCAGCCCGCGTCTAACCCTTATCAACGTCCTCGAGTTTCAGCATTAGGTAACCTTCTGTTAAGCAGCTGCCCTGGTAAAAGGCTGAGAATGGAAGGGCCGAGTAAAGGTAGGGGACCGGTTTGTAGGGATATATCAACAGATTTGAAGAGAATCAAGGGAGAGGGTGTCGGGTGTTTGGTTTGGTGAGTTAAACCTCTATTGTTTAATCTCTTTGGTTGCTAATGTGAGATGGGGGATCAGTTGTTTGGATGACGAAGAACTTGAACTACTTGGTGTACCTTGGGAGACGTATCGCGATGTTGCTGCGGAAACGGGGTTGGATGTCATTCGGTATGTAACACGAAATTCTTCCCCACTTGCCGTTAGCATTAGCTCATCATTACACCTAGGTTGCCAATGCCTGACGGTTTTACTCCCGTCTCGATGGAACTTTTCGATTCACAAGTATCCCTCATCGCCACAAAGTACACTCTGCAAGGCATCAACGTTCTTGTTCACTGTCGAGGTGAGTTTCCATCTTCCCTGCGCCTTCGACCTCGTGATCGAGCGTGTGTATATTATGTGTATGAGATATTTGATGATTGACACTGTTGGCTCCTCCCTCCCCCTTCCGTCC of the Cryptococcus gattii WM276 chromosome H, complete sequence genome contains:
- a CDS encoding Hypothetical protein (Similar to TIGR gene model, INSD accession AAW45713.1; CNI04350) — translated: MSRTATATPPPQTYFPQRNATPSMRHAAPNPAMHFGRHHQHLGHSHAKKRVKSYAGSGLKKQQMPQNSREQNEEDQLEMSFEDLGVGRVLQNPNSDKAGIDIDVDLDLDPNLTPASSQASIISGLSQDQGPVLLTPVQSDSEGRAPVLVSKSGWASSAGSEGSEEEGRASPGWMGKMAMAVVNTGMSVSRGFGQGQAQGKKVQSQSQQAQAQGQTQAHSAQKIDEEQRQREWAEAENRRIHECARLCSQWPLSGYNLGKYGPNGAATFYQPQSFCNPHHVAWVMHRQAQIEQRLALTEETFFDCRKVRERKGQGGCENGRGCRAREEDEQSEVSTLTDDSMLSSRLSGSTCTTDSRSNCTANSSSPSSSQEETNSGPLSLVQPQRPPAPRSLTDENYAYGRTVQKMEREKEMAEDLREAMACSLLEFSHPERHASLTPSATNNVGANGTSEHEKKAENAEMEGRRERGRKMFVELEALARDVGLGHAGEGMDVDEELREESQPRSQPDTQATLSAETHAANDSSDPSILRTRQQRAQSYGAKRPIPSKHTSADGEEEKRRKVRPPAPATSSGFDPTCATTMEVEEAVDEVMVVEEAVDNGVIMPATQTPSPSQSHAMENRFKAGRAKIMSSSVPDLTKTYSQPASATTYPPQRQQHSQPSNSRDLYPPPAVFGVVVKTSESHPIIISPFFPKDLLSVLAEHLVLPLGGGRKPLLLGSKLDVPSLLLSYSPGIPFPPSCSMRSQSQSAQTQPASNPYQRPRVSALGNLLLSSCPGKRLRMEGPSKGRGPVCRDISTDLKRIKGEGVGCLVWLPMPDGFTPVSMELFDSQVSLIATKYTLQGINVLVHCRGGVGRAGMTACAWAIKMGFVQPHPSLVIVEEAARQRYNLIHDISPSSNSSTPIAPSAAIPAELEHQIVMSMVERVIAMIRCRRGLKAIESFEQVAFLMRYVGWLRQGARSA